Proteins encoded within one genomic window of Pedobacter africanus:
- the ruvA gene encoding Holliday junction branch migration protein RuvA, whose product MFEYIDGKLAFKCPTYIVVEAGGVGYHLNISLNTYSNLADTERCKVYTWLHVKEDAHTLYGFADEGERRLFLHLISVSGIGPNTGRMMLSSITPAEIQTAIVNADLALIQRIKGIGAKSAQRLVLELQDKLKKEGSGSLMAAPLNNTVKEEALSALMMLGFAKPASEKAIDNAVKVGGQDLSVEQMIKIALKNL is encoded by the coding sequence ATGTTTGAGTATATTGATGGCAAGCTAGCTTTTAAATGCCCTACGTATATCGTTGTTGAGGCGGGTGGTGTTGGCTACCATTTGAATATATCTTTAAATACTTATAGTAACCTGGCAGATACCGAAAGGTGTAAGGTTTATACCTGGTTGCATGTAAAAGAAGATGCGCACACCCTTTATGGCTTTGCTGACGAGGGTGAGCGCAGGCTTTTTTTACACCTCATCTCTGTTTCCGGTATTGGTCCGAATACAGGGAGAATGATGCTCTCCTCGATCACTCCGGCTGAAATTCAGACGGCAATAGTGAATGCGGACCTTGCATTGATCCAGCGGATTAAAGGGATTGGTGCAAAATCTGCGCAGCGCCTGGTTTTAGAGCTGCAGGACAAATTGAAAAAAGAAGGATCAGGCTCATTGATGGCTGCTCCATTAAACAATACAGTAAAAGAAGAGGCGCTGTCGGCATTGATGATGCTTGGCTTTGCGAAACCTGCTTCTGAAAAGGCAATAGACAATGCGGTGAAAGTAGGTGGGCAAGATTTGTCTGTTGAACAAATGATAAAAATAGCATTGAAGAATTTATAG
- the sov gene encoding T9SS outer membrane translocon Sov/SprA, with amino-acid sequence MPLKNLLTLFLFLMVTFGGQQAFSQVTPQKSRQDTARNSFGLKEKKRLGIRSLTTPFYPLPDNLHRKVEYDALNKRYIIQELLGDKPFGPVQYLTVDEYMRLINSEIKRENWRTLSDQEVNDVRRTGIIPSLKINSRAFEKIFGGTTIDIQPRGEAELTFLGRINKNENPLFNERQRVQGNFDFNQRIQMDVIGNIGTKLKINMNYNTEAQFDFENQVKLDYTGGEDDIIQKIEAGNVSLPLNTTLINGTQALFGVKTQLKFGKLNVATVFTQQKSQSRQIQINNGAQQNEFRLNADNYEANKHFFLARYFRDNYNKSQLNAPTITSGVQITKMEVWITNKSGNTQDSRDVLAFLDMAENQPYNSGIAGGASVLPSAFTNPQFPRSSNDLLSKIPANSRLTNSNEIISYFAPTGGTDNYAKLTYARKLTDREYYFHPQLGYISLNNALNSDEVLAVAYRYTFNGVEYQVGEFSTDVPFDPGTPKVLYTKLLKNDVIKTSLPTWDLMMKNIYSIGGYQISQQNFKLDIFRIDERTGVEKPLIQEGEKLDADRRPLNGKQWIQVTGLDRLNQQKERKPDGVFDFETENRPFGTPANNGQTPIFNSPNPGGTNNSNTQLNFSLNTVNGYITIDPLNGRIIFPLIEPFGKDLADQFLPTEQALIDKYTFTALYDSTKVIAQQLFSNRNRYVIKGAYQSEIASEFSLNAINVPEGSVKVFAGTIPLQEGVDFTVDYQGGRVRIINPALLSSGQPIRISTENNELFGLQQRSLFGTRLDYKVNNKLNLGGTLMNLTEKPLTAKVNIGEEPISNTMWGLDMNYSSPSRFLTKLVDKLPLISTKAPSSITFAGEFAQLIPGHPSALNFGGKKGGVSYLDDFEASRSVIDLKSAVAWQLSGTPQLFPEASRIDDLSYGFNRARIAFYNIDPLFYNRSTGNIPDNLRNNRNELSNHYVREIIEQEVFPFKETSTGQAITLPTLDVAFYPTLRGPYNYTTTGFNANGTLTNPRSRWGGLFRRIETNDFEALNIEYIELWVMDPFIYKPNSAGGDLYFNLGNISEDILKDGRKSLENGLPADGDPSKYDETNWGRVPKLQPVVQAFDNDPAARKVQDVGLDGLSNTDEKTKFANLINQIKAQLNPDAAAELDNDPSSDDYVYFRGRALDQANAGILKRYQRYNGPEGNSKTAQQSQEDFGVDNSASTSLPDGEDINRDNNMTQSDEYFEYKVSMRPGDLMVGQNFVTDKITSQVKLANGQTQAVTWYQIRIPLAQHTQRVGNIQDFKSIRFVRMFMTNFADTAVLRFGKIQLVRGEWRQYNAKNEASQIILDPALQNAGPDNSTIEISTVNIEENGKRTPIPYVIPPGIERERDFSNYRGDTRQNEQSLAVTIKNLRDGYGRAAFKTALNDFRSYKHLEMYIHLEALGNSPINDNELSAFLRIGTDNQDNYYEYSQPLKVTRPGTSDPYSIWPDQNKLDIQLELFQKAKIARNNALDSDGLPWNISKPFTYVVDGKTIIVKGQPDMSKVRVYMLGVMNPYRNGANPAGDDGLDKNAQVWFNEMRLTEFDERGGWAATARMNAKLADFADVNVSGSKSTIGFGALETRVSERNRADNVFFDISSSVELGKFFPQKSGIKIPMFVSHSSQVSTPQYDPKMPDIELKNALDKASKPEKKAILEYAQDYTTRNSINFTNVRKERTNPDKKPQLWDIENFNVSYAYTKLSHRDFINENNIQKTYRGSLAYNYSGQPKSIEPFNKIIKTNTLALLKDFNFSILPSAINFRIDVDRYYAENSLRNNDPNNAIPINTTFNKNFLVTRVYGISWNLTKSLTLDFDATNYSIIDEPEGRIEGLKRDTVWQNLKRLGRTTDYNHNMNITYSLPMNKIPGMDWVTVATRYGTNFNWQTEPLSTLRDPQIDLGNTIQNSRTIQVNPTLNLAGLYNKFGFVRRAGGAGDKQVSGGTSFFVGLLTSVKNVNAAFTQTKGTFLPGYLPRVSYFGLDEATGAPGLGFVFGSQRDIRQMALNNGWITRDTLQNQLYINTLREDLSITGLVEPIKDLSITLTANKNRTLNYSTNFRYDQTQRDFDNLSPFTTGDYSVSFISLGTAFSEKQGSTYSKLFRQFMDNRQVISQRLGETNVNSGGRGPSGYADGYDKNSQDVIVSAFLAAYTGKSASSISLNSLPKIPLPNWRLNYRGLTRIPFLADRFSSIDLRHSYRSVYSVNGFNSLIRYRETNGFVSSKDENGNFLPFYQYTQVTIAEQFSPLIGVDTRLKNNMTLNFELGRTRLLGLSMANSQLAQLSENNMVFGLGYRTTKFRFPFGLFKGLKTDNNMDFKLDIAVRDNKTVIYRADVIEAEVSSGAKNITLRPSVDYILNQRFNIRVFYDSNVTKPYTSQTFNTSFSNFGFSLRITLN; translated from the coding sequence TTGCCCTTGAAAAACTTATTAACGCTATTTCTCTTCCTGATGGTTACTTTTGGCGGACAACAGGCTTTTTCGCAGGTTACACCGCAAAAGTCCAGGCAGGACACCGCAAGAAATTCCTTCGGCCTGAAGGAGAAGAAAAGACTTGGAATCAGGTCTTTAACAACTCCTTTTTACCCCTTACCCGACAATTTACACCGAAAAGTTGAATACGACGCTTTAAATAAAAGATACATCATCCAGGAACTGCTGGGAGATAAGCCTTTTGGGCCGGTTCAATACCTTACCGTAGATGAATACATGCGCCTGATAAACAGCGAGATCAAGCGAGAAAACTGGCGGACACTGTCTGACCAGGAAGTTAACGATGTACGGAGAACAGGTATCATTCCAAGTCTTAAGATAAACAGCAGGGCCTTTGAAAAGATTTTCGGGGGGACTACCATAGACATACAGCCCCGGGGCGAGGCTGAACTTACATTCTTAGGCCGCATTAATAAGAACGAAAACCCCTTGTTTAATGAGCGCCAGCGTGTGCAGGGAAATTTTGATTTTAACCAGCGTATTCAGATGGATGTGATTGGTAATATCGGTACCAAGCTGAAAATCAACATGAACTACAATACAGAAGCTCAGTTTGATTTTGAAAACCAGGTAAAGCTGGATTATACTGGTGGTGAAGACGATATTATTCAGAAAATTGAGGCAGGTAATGTAAGCTTACCTTTAAATACCACACTCATTAATGGTACCCAGGCCTTATTCGGGGTAAAAACCCAACTCAAGTTTGGCAAGTTAAACGTGGCCACAGTATTTACCCAACAGAAATCGCAATCCAGGCAGATCCAGATCAATAACGGGGCGCAACAAAATGAGTTCAGGCTGAATGCCGATAACTATGAGGCCAACAAACACTTTTTCCTGGCGAGATATTTCAGGGACAATTACAATAAATCGCAGCTGAATGCGCCAACCATTACGTCTGGTGTGCAGATTACCAAAATGGAGGTCTGGATTACCAATAAGTCGGGCAATACCCAGGATTCAAGGGATGTACTCGCTTTTCTTGACATGGCCGAAAACCAGCCATACAACAGCGGCATTGCCGGCGGGGCCTCGGTACTTCCATCGGCTTTTACAAATCCTCAGTTTCCCAGGAGTTCTAACGACCTTTTGAGTAAAATCCCCGCGAATTCGAGGCTGACCAATTCCAATGAGATCATTTCTTATTTTGCGCCAACAGGCGGCACAGACAACTATGCCAAGCTTACCTACGCCAGAAAGCTGACCGACAGGGAATATTATTTCCATCCGCAACTGGGTTACATCTCCCTGAACAATGCACTAAACTCAGACGAGGTACTGGCAGTTGCCTACAGGTATACTTTTAACGGGGTGGAATACCAGGTGGGGGAATTCTCTACCGATGTTCCATTTGACCCGGGAACACCAAAAGTTTTGTATACCAAGTTGCTGAAAAATGATGTAATCAAGACCAGCCTGCCTACCTGGGACCTGATGATGAAAAATATTTATTCTATTGGGGGCTATCAGATCAGTCAGCAAAACTTTAAACTGGACATATTCAGGATCGATGAACGGACTGGTGTGGAAAAGCCCTTGATACAGGAGGGCGAAAAGCTGGATGCAGACCGCAGGCCCCTGAACGGAAAGCAATGGATACAGGTGACAGGACTTGACCGGCTGAACCAGCAAAAGGAACGTAAGCCCGATGGGGTTTTTGATTTTGAAACAGAGAACCGGCCGTTTGGCACTCCGGCAAACAATGGGCAGACCCCAATTTTTAACAGCCCTAACCCGGGAGGTACAAACAATAGCAATACACAGCTGAATTTCTCGCTGAACACCGTAAATGGCTATATCACCATAGATCCGCTGAACGGAAGAATTATTTTTCCGCTGATAGAGCCGTTTGGAAAGGATCTTGCCGACCAGTTTTTGCCTACAGAGCAGGCATTGATCGATAAATATACCTTTACCGCATTGTATGATTCGACAAAGGTGATTGCCCAGCAGCTGTTCAGCAACAGGAACAGGTATGTGATCAAGGGGGCATATCAGTCGGAAATTGCCTCGGAGTTCAGTTTAAATGCCATTAACGTCCCGGAAGGCTCGGTAAAGGTTTTTGCCGGGACGATCCCATTGCAGGAAGGGGTAGATTTCACGGTAGATTACCAGGGAGGAAGGGTCAGGATCATTAATCCGGCTTTACTGAGTTCGGGTCAGCCTATCCGGATATCTACAGAAAACAACGAGCTTTTCGGATTGCAGCAACGTTCATTGTTCGGGACAAGGCTGGATTATAAGGTGAACAACAAGCTGAACCTGGGCGGTACCCTGATGAACCTGACGGAAAAGCCCTTGACGGCTAAAGTGAACATTGGCGAGGAGCCGATTTCGAATACCATGTGGGGGTTGGATATGAACTACAGTTCGCCTTCAAGGTTTCTGACCAAGCTGGTAGATAAATTACCCCTGATCTCAACCAAGGCGCCTTCCAGTATTACGTTTGCCGGGGAATTTGCACAGTTGATACCCGGGCATCCCAGCGCGTTGAATTTTGGCGGTAAGAAGGGCGGAGTGAGTTATCTGGATGATTTTGAAGCTTCACGTTCGGTGATAGACCTGAAGAGTGCGGTAGCCTGGCAGTTGTCAGGAACACCACAGCTTTTTCCCGAGGCCAGCAGGATAGACGACCTGAGCTATGGTTTCAACAGGGCGAGAATAGCCTTTTATAATATTGATCCTCTTTTCTACAACAGGAGCACAGGAAATATCCCGGATAACCTGAGAAACAACCGGAACGAGCTTTCCAATCACTATGTCCGTGAAATTATTGAGCAGGAAGTTTTTCCTTTTAAAGAAACCAGTACAGGACAAGCCATTACCCTACCCACGCTCGACGTTGCTTTTTACCCCACACTCCGCGGGCCTTACAACTATACCACTACCGGTTTTAACGCAAATGGTACGCTTACCAATCCGCGCTCGCGTTGGGGCGGTTTGTTCAGGAGGATAGAAACCAATGATTTTGAAGCACTGAACATTGAATATATTGAGCTTTGGGTAATGGACCCCTTTATTTATAAACCCAACTCGGCCGGGGGCGATCTGTATTTTAATTTGGGTAACATCTCTGAAGACATCCTGAAAGATGGTCGGAAATCCCTTGAGAACGGATTGCCAGCTGATGGCGACCCATCCAAGTATGATGAGACCAACTGGGGTAGGGTGCCAAAGCTGCAACCGGTGGTACAGGCTTTTGACAACGACCCTGCTGCAAGGAAGGTGCAGGATGTTGGTCTGGACGGTTTGTCGAATACAGACGAGAAAACAAAATTTGCCAATCTGATCAATCAGATCAAGGCGCAGCTGAACCCGGACGCGGCAGCAGAGCTTGACAACGACCCTTCATCGGATGATTATGTTTATTTCAGGGGTAGGGCGCTCGATCAGGCAAATGCAGGCATATTGAAAAGGTATCAGCGGTACAACGGGCCGGAAGGCAATTCCAAAACCGCACAACAGTCGCAGGAAGATTTTGGTGTAGACAACTCTGCTTCCACTTCTCTACCCGATGGAGAAGACATCAACAGGGACAACAACATGACCCAGAGTGATGAATATTTTGAGTATAAAGTTTCCATGCGTCCGGGTGATCTGATGGTTGGACAGAACTTTGTAACTGATAAGATCACTTCGCAGGTTAAATTGGCAAACGGGCAGACGCAAGCTGTAACCTGGTACCAGATCCGGATTCCACTGGCACAGCACACGCAAAGAGTTGGAAATATTCAGGACTTCAAATCTATCCGTTTTGTGCGGATGTTTATGACCAATTTTGCCGATACTGCTGTTCTGCGGTTCGGAAAGATACAGTTGGTTAGGGGTGAGTGGAGGCAGTATAACGCAAAGAACGAAGCTTCGCAAATCATCCTTGACCCCGCCTTGCAGAATGCCGGACCAGATAATTCGACTATAGAAATTTCTACAGTAAACATTGAAGAGAACGGCAAGCGTACCCCTATCCCTTACGTGATACCGCCGGGAATAGAAAGGGAACGTGATTTCAGCAATTACAGGGGCGATACCCGTCAGAACGAACAATCACTTGCGGTAACCATCAAGAACCTGAGAGATGGTTATGGAAGGGCGGCATTTAAAACTGCACTTAACGATTTCAGGTCGTATAAACATCTGGAGATGTACATTCACCTGGAGGCATTGGGTAACTCGCCGATCAACGATAACGAGCTGAGTGCCTTTTTGCGGATAGGGACGGATAATCAGGACAACTATTACGAATATTCACAACCACTAAAGGTTACCCGTCCGGGTACGAGTGATCCGTATTCTATCTGGCCCGATCAGAATAAACTGGACATTCAGCTGGAGTTATTTCAGAAGGCAAAGATTGCCCGTAACAATGCCCTGGATAGTGATGGACTGCCATGGAACATCAGTAAGCCTTTTACTTATGTGGTTGACGGAAAGACGATTATTGTGAAGGGGCAGCCCGATATGAGTAAAGTAAGGGTTTACATGCTTGGTGTGATGAATCCTTACCGTAACGGTGCTAATCCTGCAGGAGATGATGGGCTGGATAAAAATGCACAGGTATGGTTCAACGAAATGCGGCTGACGGAATTTGATGAACGTGGCGGCTGGGCGGCAACTGCAAGGATGAACGCCAAGCTGGCGGATTTTGCGGATGTTAATGTGTCGGGAAGTAAATCGACCATTGGTTTTGGTGCATTGGAAACAAGAGTTAGTGAGCGGAACAGGGCAGATAATGTGTTTTTTGATATCTCATCCAGCGTGGAGCTGGGTAAGTTCTTCCCTCAGAAAAGCGGTATTAAAATTCCGATGTTTGTGAGCCATTCGAGCCAGGTCAGCACCCCTCAATATGACCCTAAGATGCCGGACATCGAACTGAAAAATGCATTGGATAAGGCCTCCAAACCGGAAAAGAAGGCCATCCTGGAATACGCACAGGATTATACCACCAGGAACAGCATCAACTTTACCAATGTAAGGAAGGAACGTACCAATCCGGACAAGAAGCCGCAGCTATGGGACATTGAGAACTTTAATGTAAGTTATGCGTATACGAAGTTGTCGCACCGCGATTTTATCAACGAAAACAACATACAAAAAACTTACAGGGGCTCGCTGGCTTACAATTACTCAGGGCAGCCGAAGTCTATTGAGCCTTTTAATAAGATCATTAAAACAAATACCCTGGCGCTGCTTAAAGATTTTAACTTTAGCATCCTGCCAAGTGCTATCAATTTCAGGATAGATGTTGATCGCTATTATGCAGAAAACAGCTTGAGGAACAACGACCCTAATAATGCAATCCCGATCAATACCACTTTTAACAAAAATTTCCTGGTAACACGGGTATACGGTATTTCCTGGAATCTGACCAAATCACTGACTCTGGATTTTGATGCCACCAACTATTCCATTATAGACGAACCGGAAGGTAGGATTGAAGGGTTGAAAAGAGACACAGTATGGCAAAACCTGAAGCGTTTGGGCCGGACCACTGATTATAACCACAACATGAACATTACCTATTCGCTGCCAATGAACAAAATTCCGGGCATGGACTGGGTAACAGTGGCGACACGGTACGGTACCAATTTCAACTGGCAGACCGAACCGTTGTCAACCTTAAGGGATCCTCAGATCGACCTGGGCAATACCATTCAGAATTCGCGTACGATACAGGTAAACCCTACCTTAAACCTGGCTGGCCTATACAATAAGTTTGGTTTTGTAAGACGTGCGGGAGGTGCTGGCGATAAACAGGTGTCGGGAGGAACCTCATTCTTTGTAGGGTTACTGACAAGTGTTAAAAATGTAAATGCGGCCTTTACACAAACCAAGGGCACATTTTTGCCAGGCTATCTGCCAAGGGTGAGTTATTTTGGCTTGGACGAAGCTACAGGGGCGCCTGGATTGGGATTTGTTTTCGGTAGCCAGCGCGACATTCGGCAAATGGCTTTAAACAATGGCTGGATTACCAGGGACACCCTACAAAATCAGCTATACATCAATACCTTAAGGGAAGATCTGAGCATAACGGGTTTGGTTGAGCCAATCAAAGATTTGAGCATTACTTTAACAGCCAATAAAAACCGTACACTGAACTATTCCACTAATTTCAGGTACGATCAGACACAGCGGGATTTTGATAATCTGAGCCCTTTTACTACCGGCGATTACAGTGTCTCATTCATTTCACTGGGTACTGCATTTTCTGAGAAGCAGGGCAGTACTTACTCTAAACTGTTCAGACAGTTTATGGACAACAGGCAGGTGATCTCGCAACGTCTGGGCGAAACCAATGTGAATTCAGGAGGGCGAGGCCCGTCTGGCTATGCTGATGGTTATGACAAGAACTCGCAGGACGTAATTGTTTCTGCATTTCTGGCTGCATATACCGGTAAAAGCGCTTCATCCATTAGCCTGAACTCCCTACCAAAAATTCCGTTGCCAAACTGGCGCTTAAACTATAGGGGATTAACCAGGATTCCTTTCCTGGCCGATCGTTTCAGTTCTATTGATCTGCGGCATTCCTATCGTTCTGTATATAGTGTTAATGGCTTTAACTCACTGATCCGCTACAGGGAAACCAATGGCTTTGTGAGCAGCAAGGACGAGAACGGGAACTTTCTGCCTTTTTACCAATATACCCAGGTGACTATTGCAGAACAGTTTTCTCCGCTGATTGGCGTAGACACCCGACTGAAAAACAACATGACGCTTAATTTTGAACTGGGCCGGACGAGGTTGTTGGGTTTGAGTATGGCCAATAGTCAGCTTGCGCAGTTGTCGGAAAACAATATGGTTTTCGGCCTGGGCTACCGCACTACAAAGTTCCGCTTCCCTTTTGGTTTGTTTAAGGGGTTAAAGACAGATAACAATATGGACTTTAAGCTTGATATAGCTGTGCGGGATAACAAAACAGTTATTTACAGGGCCGATGTGATTGAAGCGGAAGTTTCATCCGGTGCCAAAAACATTACTTTGAGACCTAGTGTTGATTACATCCTGAACCAGCGTTTTAACATCAGGGTATTCTACGATTCGAATGTTACCAAGCCTTACACCTCTCAAACCTTTAACACATCGTTCAGTAATTTTGGTTTTAGCCTGAGGATTACACTGAATTAG
- the gcvH gene encoding glycine cleavage system protein GcvH, giving the protein MNFPSELKYTKDHEWVRIEGNEAYVGITDFAQRELGDIVYIDINTVGDEVTKDDVFGTVEAVKTVSDLFMPVTGTVLETNAALNDNPELVNTDPYGQGWMVKVAVADAAQVEGLLTADAYKALVGA; this is encoded by the coding sequence ATGAATTTTCCATCAGAATTAAAGTACACAAAAGACCACGAGTGGGTTAGGATTGAAGGTAATGAGGCTTATGTAGGCATCACAGATTTTGCACAACGCGAGCTTGGCGATATTGTATACATCGATATCAATACTGTAGGTGATGAGGTAACTAAGGATGATGTATTTGGTACTGTTGAAGCTGTTAAAACCGTTTCAGATTTGTTTATGCCAGTTACTGGTACAGTATTGGAAACCAATGCGGCATTAAACGATAATCCTGAATTGGTAAATACTGATCCTTATGGTCAGGGCTGGATGGTAAAGGTTGCTGTTGCGGATGCAGCGCAGGTTGAAGGCCTGTTAACGGCAGATGCTTACAAAGCTCTTGTAGGCGCCTAG
- a CDS encoding VanZ family protein — translation MNILGQLKYQLWAVIWAIVVVILCSIRMPAGNGTGFFFEGFDKFAHMGFFYVLTILLFYGKIRHQHNYSFRSLTIFKIILITAALGAGIEMLQWKFFNYRSAEWWDFGCDMIGVFMGVFSYILLHKSNYNEKSSN, via the coding sequence ATGAACATTTTAGGGCAATTGAAATATCAGCTATGGGCCGTGATCTGGGCTATAGTGGTAGTGATACTTTGCAGTATAAGGATGCCTGCAGGTAACGGAACAGGCTTTTTTTTCGAAGGCTTTGATAAATTTGCCCATATGGGATTTTTTTATGTGCTCACCATATTGCTGTTTTACGGAAAGATCAGGCACCAGCACAATTACAGTTTCCGTTCTTTAACCATTTTTAAAATCATCTTGATCACGGCTGCACTTGGTGCAGGAATAGAAATGTTACAATGGAAATTTTTTAACTACCGCTCTGCTGAGTGGTGGGATTTTGGCTGTGATATGATCGGTGTTTTTATGGGCGTTTTCAGTTATATACTCTTGCATAAATCTAATTACAATGAGAAGAGCAGCAATTAA
- a CDS encoding FeoA family protein: MKLSQLNPGEQGTIVAFTDLEMSVKLMEMGCLPGEVVAVERFAPLGCPIAIRVAGYQLCLRKAEAAVIIVQ; encoded by the coding sequence ATGAAACTTTCGCAGCTGAATCCAGGAGAACAAGGAACTATAGTAGCATTTACAGATTTGGAAATGTCTGTAAAATTAATGGAAATGGGTTGTTTGCCTGGTGAAGTTGTGGCTGTTGAGCGCTTTGCGCCGCTAGGCTGTCCAATAGCTATCCGTGTCGCAGGTTATCAGCTTTGTTTACGTAAAGCTGAGGCTGCTGTTATCATTGTTCAATAA